The genomic interval cctccagagccacataaagacagtcacaaagtcggccttctatcacctgaagaacatttccaggattaaaggactaatgtctcagccagatctagagaaactcatccatgcattcatcttcagtcgtattgattattgcaacagcgtcttcacaggtctgtccaacaaatcaatcaaacagctgcagctgatccagaatgctgctgctcgcgttctcactaaaaccaggaagatagagcacataacaccagttttaaagtccctccactggctccctgtagctcaaagaatagactttaaaatactgttgttagtttataaatcactgaacggcttagcaccacaatacattaaagatatgcttttattgtatcaaccttccagacctctcaggtcttctggttctggttctgctctgcatccccagaaccagaaccaaacgaggagaagcagctttcagcatctatgcaccacaaatttggaacaaacttccagaaaactgtaaaacagctgaaacactgacttcctttaaatctcgactaaaaacccacctgtttagatttgtatttgaaatgtaatcaattacaaatttattgatgtaacttgacttaatgctttgttttgattattgattctatattgcattgtgtttctgtgtttgtaatgatgtaaagcactttgaaatgtcttgctgctgaaatgtgctatacaaataaaatttgattgattgattgattgattgattgatgtgaTGTGTGTGGGTAGGAAGGCCCTCCTGTAGCAGACTGTATTACGGTGACTCTGAATAAGCATCTGACCGAAGACATTTCGGTGTGGCAAAACAGACTCATAAAGAGGATGATCAGATTTTTCTGGACTTTTTAAAGGATCTTCTTTGCTCAGTAATGTTCTCCAGcctccccagaacagaaccagccgtCTTTCGCGGCCATTTTGACACCCTGGCCCTGATGCTGCCACCCTAACAGATGGTGGCCGAAGAAATTGCAGCCTCCACTTGAGGCTGACTTGTAGAAGATATGCATCATCTTGCTGCAACcttgagaaaaaaagttagttTCTGCACCTGAACCTCTCTTCAAATTATTCCTCAGGTACAACCTTCTGCagcaattttcattttaatgccattttaagttcaaatgtcaccattgGTAAAAGAAGGAGGATTTTAAGAACCCTTACTGTCTGATAAAGGTACAATGACACTGGAGATGAAGCGACTTTTTTGTGCTAAGTTGGAGGTTAGCGTCAGATGTTAAGGTTGAGAcgaaacttttaaaattatttataaaaaaaacaaaaaagaaaatacaaattaagaatatttaattttttctggtCGAtagggaatgttttttttttttttttttggtaaaaggaaaagaaaaatcgggGAGCAAAAACCTGAGTTTGCAACCCCAATTTTAAGAAACAATGGAGCAGCTGCTCcacttttgtcacatttcaggtgtaaatatattaaatagaaCAGACTGGTCCCTACCGAAATACATAGCtcatgcttttaaaaacaagaatgctATAAACATTTAGCAAAGGCTTTATTGAACTCATAAAACCAAAGATTTTCACAGGTCATCTGAGGTTCCTCCACTTAAAAACCTCAATAAGGCCAAACTTCGCAGTAGTTTCTCAGTCAGCAGATCGTAAATATACTGAAAGGTTTGTGATTCCGCGTCCGCTCTCTTTCCTTTCTCCATTACACGCACTTGGCCGCGTCCTGGCTGCTGATCTGGCTGCTGCCGCCGCGCGTAAATGGAATGCTTTTACGCACCGCGCGCGTTCACTTTAAAGGAGGTTTAATCGCTTTTTTTGCCATTCCCATGCCTCGCCTGGTGCTTAGGGCTCCTGCGCTGGTGATGCGCCGAGGATGAGAGGAATGGATGCTGTAATACCTCACAAAGCTAACACCAGAGGGTGGGGGTAAAACGCGAGGCGTGCGTCACCGGCAACTAAACGCCAGAGGGACAGAGACGTCAATAACATCGCGTTCATCAATAAGGAATCTGGATGGAGTTAGACGGTTTATTAAATAGGCCGCTCTCTGAATTTGAACGCTTTAATGTGATGACCCCCCAAGGAGAACAACTGAGGGAAGACTTACTGGGACCTCCATCCTACCGCTCGGTGATGGCTATCAACACTGATGCCGCTTTCGAGAAGAGTGGCCTGGGCGAGAGGGAAGTCTCCAACTTAACCGACTTCCAGGACACCGAGAAGCTGCTGAACAAAACCCCCGCCGAGCCGACCGGAGAGAGCAACCTCAAACCCTCCGACTCCTTCCCTCTGAACACCAGAGGCAGCGTCCGCTCCCTGGACGCGGAGCAGAACGGACGCCGGTCCCCGCTGAAGTCGGGATCCATCGGGCAGCTGACGGCCCCACCCAGATCTACTTCCCGGCTCAGCCTGGGCCAGCTCTCCTCCCCGGTTCCACCGGGATCCGAGCCGCCCAGTTACCTCTGGCTGGCCGTGGTGTCCTGCTTCTGCCCTGGAGTGCCGTTCAATGTCTGCGCCTTGTGGTACGCGAATGTGGTGAGTGTTTGCAATCCTTTAACGACTTTCTTCTAGTTTATTCTAGTTTTTTGGCACCACAGGTGGTTCTCCTCCAGCAAcgcatttaaataattaatgctTGGTGAATTTTTCTTTCCCATCAGTCGAGGTCAGTTCTCCACACGGGAGATATCGAGGGAGCAAGAAAGTATGGGCGTCGATCAATGCTGCTCAGTGTTCTGGCGATGCTGACGGGTGTGGTTGTAATCATCTTCATAGTGCTTACAATAGGTATGAAGACAGGCCGAGTGCTGGCTCACTGTAGGATGACTTAAATGTTTAAGATATTTTCCTTTGCTCTCTTTCTCTTAGAGGCCCAACAATGAATCAAGGCGGATGGAAACAGTTTCCCTTAACTTCTCCAGATCTCTAAATTGCACAGAGGAAAGAGGATCTCAGATTGAAGACGGAAGGAAGCACAAAATATGAGCTGAAAAAGTCTGAAGGAATTCCaatgtgcacattttttttgttcagtttttctgctgtggaccaaaaaagaaaaaaaaagtatgaagaAAGATGATGTGCGTCATTCGTCCTTTTCAGGAAACGCGCCTGCTTGATAACCCCACAAACTCAGGAACAAAGGAATGAGGAGAAATCCTTTCAGAAACCAAACTAGACGGACTTTAAGAGGAATTTAAGGACTCCCATAAGAACGAGTGTAATAGGgtgaagataaagaaatgaaagagaaagCAAACCCTGcctgctgtttaaaaaaatctgctacAATCAACTGGACTTTTATggctgaagggaaaaaaatctgtttacaaaaagtttaaaatggaGATGCACCgataaagatttcttttttcaggtcTGAACTTtagattttctgcattttattctgcaggttctttcatatttttaatagttCTGACTCCTAAAAGCTCGGCTTGGTTGGCTGATGCTTTCATAGCCACAACTTTCGACTTGCGGGCCAAATAATTaagttaaaagcaaaaatatatttatccaATTAAAAAAGGCAAgaatatttctacaaaataaactagaaaagtcatattttaatgaaactgtATGAGTTCAGGAATGGGCTTTATGTCACTCCTTTATGtcacttccatccatccatccattttctaacacccttgtccctagtggggccgggagggttgctggtgcttctccagctacgttccgggccagaggtggggtcaccctggacaggtcgccagtctgtcgcagggcaacacaaagacagacaggacacacaaccatgcacacacactcacacctagggagaatttagagggaccaatttacctgacagtcatgtttttggactgtgggaggaagccagagtacccggagagaacccacgcatgcacagggagaacatgcaaactccatgcagaaagaccgcAGGCCGGGCATCAAACCCTGGACCTTCTTGCCCTTTGAAAACTTATTTAATGTAATGATTTGACTGTTCCTTTGGGTAAATTTTATAGTTCTATTTACTATAAAATCGAAAAGGGGAAGGTGTCACGCCCAAtatatttcagcatttttatgttttgttggtgaaaaacattttaaaacgtGTCCTTCGCACCAATATTGATTTGGAAATAGGGCCGCACAACATCATTCCAAGGGCTGCAAACGGCTCCTGGACCTTATTTTGGACACCCTTGgttaaaaaagtgatttaatgaAAAGATTCAGATTTTTCCGTTTTCGACCTgttgattggtgcatctctagtttaaaacatttgaatccTTTTTGCTGTTCTAGTTGATGTCCTGCTTCACGTGCTAACTTGATAAGCTGTACTGACTCCTGGTTGGCTTCCACATAGCTGTGTGAATGTTTACAATAATCTATAAACAATGAAACGGGGCGTTTCCCTTCATATGCACTCATGTTCGGACTCTGATGCTCATGTTTATACCTTCATACTGTACGACTGTGCCATAGTTCTGCATGGctgaaataaacttgactgagcATGACGGATTTGAACGCTCACCAccttttaattaagaaaaatttACATCAACAGAACATAATcccaggaaaatatttctttaagcaTTTATAGTGTAAACATCGCAAGAAAACAACCTTTAGCGATTACTTCTCTCAGTTACAACACAGAGTAGCATATAAATCTCTTGGCAACATCTGGTCTGAGTTACAGCAGATATTTAGTGGAAAGTGTAGAGCAGAAGGAGAATGGTGCAGATACCAATCACTCCACCCAGGATTAAAGAGTCCCTCCTCTTGCGCAGATCGATTTTTTGGATGAGGCTGTTGATAGCAGGGAAACGATCTGATGGAGAGGGGAATTGTGgtgaaggaaaaataattaagagcCGAGCTGAGCCTGCCTTCCTCGCAGTAAGTAAGAGACAAAAAGCAGCAGGGAAAACGAAATCCATTAGTGGGATTTCTAATATAACCAGgcaaatactaataataattaaaaaagcatTAATGGGAGCTAATGATGCAGTTGTTATAGAAATGCTAAGATCACAAAGAGCTGAAATATGAATCTAACAGTGAGACAAAAGCAGAATCGATTTGAGCTAAAAGGATACTGGCCAAAGTTGTGACCCTGGTTTGAATGGACTTCAGCATCCCACGCTGAAATGTGATGTTCTCCTTTGTAGCCATGGCGATGCTGGAGGAAGAAGACAAACCAAGAGGGATCAGGAGCAGAAATGCAGAAACATATCTGCCTTTGTGATATCACGTTACACCGCATTTACTGTCTCAGTTAACGAGCTGAAAAGTACAAAAGTCGGCTTTAATCGACCAGAACGAGTGGGATTTCTCCTGGTGTGTGGGAGTGAAGGGAGAGAAGAGGGCCGGATGCGGCTATAAACTTACCTTATTGCGTTGTCGATGAGACTATTTGAGCTGcgaacataaaaagaaaaaaacgagaTTAAAAAGTCGAGCTCCATCTGACAAATTAAAGAGATGGCTTCAGCTTAAAATAACCTTCTGAGATGATTTCAAACACAATTTGGACGGCACATGCACTCAGGCGGCCATTTTATTGGTTCTCCTGGTAAAATTGTACAAAACACctaaaaatttaagaaaaatttcAACCTTTACTTGTGTAGCAAAGCAAATACATTATGTAGATATAATagtttcaaacaaaagaaaatagacattcaggaaattactcaagtaagagttaaaaaagtatttactaaAGGCTTTACTCAAGTACAGAGTAACTGATAATCAGACAGAtcgaaatataaaatataactaaTTATTACCCAACACTTATCTCTAATGAAccaatttggtttttatttggacagatgtttaaaaacaccaaatgaagctgtttgttgtattaaaaaaatacacatatcaAAAAGTTTATTACGTCACATAGAGGTTCATAAAGTATTACAAACGTTTCACCAAACTTCACAGTGGTCATAAAATGGTTTTCCACACGTTTTCCTCCAAATAAACTTTCCACTCCTTCACTCGCCTCAGCGTGAGGCAGAACGTCACGCTGGTTTCTGAACATGttcataaacatttcaaaaggcGTTCACTCaaattataacattttgtttttcaaattaaataacaagCAGTTTCATTTAAAGTCTCTGTAAAGTTTAACAGGCcccatgtttatgtttgtgatggtagaaatgcaatgttttttttaaagtaggcAAAGGGCAAAAGCTTTCTAGTTCTTGAAAactcactgcaaaaaacacaaaatcttattttttttgtctagtttttagtacaaatatcttagtacactgaaaaaagacaaacaaaacttacaagcaacttttcagcaagatataggagtttttaaaagtcaataaCTCATTAACATTGATGGAAAAATacttgtttcattggcagattatttcacttataacaagacactTTCCTCATTTTATAAGTAAATAATCCTCCAATGGAAGTGtcacttttcatcaatatttaggaattatttactcTAAAGCTCATAcactttgctgaaaagttactttattagttaattttgtgtttttttcaagtgtactaagatatttgtaataGAAACTAGATGAAAAAAATCGTTgctaacattttgtgttttagcaggGATTTTATAAGAGACagaaattaaagcattttatttttactgtccAGATTGTGACTAATTAgaccaaaagcaaaacatttgtcACAAATCTACCAACACAGTAAGGCCTTTTGTCATGAAATATGAACTAATATTGAATCCTGCAGGGCTGATTGCTGTTTAACGGAGGGATTCGGTCGATTAGCATCAGATATTCTGTGTAACAGATCTTCTCTGGACACATCGGCGTTTCAGAGCAGTCGCCTGATCTTTCTCATTAGCAGGAAAGGATAGCAGGACTGTAGAGGGAAGACAGTGAGCTTGAACGCACTCATCCGTGTTTCAGCAGGCAGCCATTAGCAGCCCTGGTAAGTGACGGACTGAAAAATGAAGTGTTCGGTCCAGAGCTGAAAGAGGATGGAAAGGTAGCAGCGAGCATCCTGTCAGACTCCACTGGAGACCAAAAATCAATACAGAGCTTTATATTTTCTCCATCTATTCGTCTCCACTGCTGTCCTCCGCATTACTGCCGAGCCTACATTAGCTGGCACAGAGTTCTTCTTTTAACATGATCCAATTTTTCTCGATTTACTCAAATTCTGCAGCAGAGAAACTGGCTGAACAGAACCTTGCGTAATAAATTAGcatatatttttcactttttcttcaaatgatCTGTGTAAACCTGGAGATATTTCTCTCAGTACTGCATGTGTGATGTATATCCCTTTACATGCACGTGCAGCAGGTTGCAGCTTCATTATTATTACATCAGGCCAAATGGgaaagaagcaaagcagaaactGGTATCAGTATCTATCTGCAGCCTGCAGGACAGCAAACCCTACCTGCCTGATAAAACCATCATGCGACAAGTTCAACAGAAATGTTGCTGATGCATTTTAACAACTCAAATATGCTCCAATGGAAGTTAGCTTCCCATTGTTAACTTCACATTGTCTGCCAAGAGAAACATTAGAATAAACCAAACATTAAATGCTACAACAACGAAAATGTACTAATAGgagtttttccttccaattACCTTCCTATAACTGTGCTTAAATAATACTCTGTGGATAATCACCTTCTGCTGTCAAGTCAACAGTCTTCCCTGTGattgtgtttaatatttaaaggtCCCAATAATCTATATGTGGCCAGTCGGGCAGCCTGATCATACACAAATCAGAACCATCCAGCTGGTCCTGTTCGGACTATTTTGTGCTGCCCGGCTCCTTTTGTCTCAGAACGCATTAAGCTGTGGACTTggcagctcctttgttttgttttggtgatttACTACCTTCATCTGAGAATGGAGGAGCTTCTAAAGAGACGACACACAATGAGGAGCTTTATTTTATCTATCTGTGTTTGCAGAGCAAACAGGAGACTAAGAAGTGGCAGAGCAAGCAGCTAACAGGCGAGTCAAAAACTGACCGCCTACCGCTCTGTGTCCGGTATAATATCAGCTTTCACTGCTATGCAGATGACACCCAGCTCTGCTTTTCCCCCTTCCTCCCTTTCTGACTGTTTGAATGAGATTAAATTGACACTTTTCTTGATGCTAGATTAATTAACTTGAATATAGTCcatacaataaacaaaaatggaggtaTTTAGTGTGCAAATTAGCTAAATTATGCATAAATTTAACAACTAGACAGAAGTGGTGTGCAATCGTTGGGAgttttttaacaacaacaaaaatcaaactggATTAATACTAGCAGCGGTTTAGCATTAATCTAAAACCGGGATAATCCATCAGTTCTTTAcattcaaaaaattaaaaataaaaaaaaactttactgatcccaaaagaaaagtaaatgttgttgtaactcatattaattcaaattcttcagcGTTATCGTAGATTATTTCCTCACTGTTCACCTCACTGTAAagcagaagtttaaaaatattgttcaatatatacatttaaatgagactcacaatttaaaaaatgttcttttactttttaaaatgaagaggAAATTACGTCTAATATACTGCAGAGGGGAAAGAATAGTTTGTTTTGCAcatcaaaacataattttcttttttttttatctgaaaaagagagagaaatattgGATTTCCCAAAGTTTTCTTACTTCCTCAGATGTTCATGTTCCTTTAGAAAAAGTTCAGACCTCCTGTTATTCACTCCTGAGCTGCTTTTGTAGGATCTGATGAGAAAAATGAAGCAGAGACACTTAATATGAGAAACTAGAAGTAAAACAGCAAACAAGCATctggaaaatgatttttgtcctaaaaaaaaagaagcaaaaagtaAACAAGTATGAGACTAATATAAGAAATGCTTCAATGAAGTGAagttatatatacagtatatacatacatttttagattatgagaatgtaaaaatacaacttttatgttttaaaagtactttataTCAATATGACAattaaaaaactatatttttcaatatattaaaatttgaataattcaTATGACTGACAAAAACCCCCAACTAAAtcaagcaaaattattttttttccaaatcagtttctttcaataaagaACGTATTAAAGttgaacaaaaactgcaggtctgtgtctgaTCAAAttttagttaaaacatgtttgtttttcaatcagtgggtagaaaatccataaattttactcaagtaaaagtaacaataCTTCATTATAAGTAAAGCgtagtaaaaatgaaatttttaaagACGTTAATCAAGTAAATGttactgagtaaatgtaactagttactactcaACTCTGTTAGTTGGATTAGAAACTTTAGAAATCCAAAGAAAATCAGAAGAAATTCTGATAAAGACGATAAagtttgaaatgactgaaatCAATCCTGCCTTCTTGGGCCATAAAATTGTGGGAAAGTTTAAAGTTTGTGAAATTCACTGTTTACTTCaacctcaaaataaaagaatatacTAGCTTTAAACCTTAGAAAGATTCaacagaagtttttaaaaccagtatttatactttttagTGATTTTCTCTGCTTCAATCTCTTATTTACACCATCCAAATTATATCTGGAGCAATAATCTATCCTATTATCTGCTTTGTTCCCACACATCTCACCACTTATCTCTATGGGAATAATTAAAATTCACTTTCTTCCCTTCAGCTTCAGATCAGGGCGCATTTCTTCTCCCTCCTTCTGTCcgtcctcctctccctctcctaCTCTGATGCAGCATTTCTCCGGACCGGGCCGGCCACATGTAACCCACTCTCCCTCGTCTTGGGCTGAATGAAAGCCTTGTGGTTTGATTTACTGTAGAAGGCACTTAGGTAAGAGATTCCccagagaaggagaagaaaacgGTCAGTGAGAGGGAGATACAGATCCAGGGAGGAGGAAGCCGTAATGAAAGGAGGTGCCTCTTATTAGAGTATGAAAGATGATAGTAGGACGGGCGGATGGTACAGAAAGAAGCTGGACACatctgccccctgctggttgaGAATAAAACTACCAAATtccacttaaaacattttaatagtcaaaaaatttaaagaaaaacgaTACAGGAAAAGGAAAGGATACCACAAGACTGAGGTGTGAAGTAAATGACAACAAGGTGAGCCTTTAACTGTCaggattttgaaaatatttatgcttgaaaacaacataaataaagtgaatttatAAATCTGCTTCATATAAAAGTTGCAATATATAGcttctttaaaacaatatttttcatatatttattgaAGCTGTTGTTATGACAGAACAGTTTGCTacgagacagataatctctCAAATGAAAAATCTAGCTCCTCTgcataactagaaacaaccaatcagagccaggaggcgggtcttagcgctgtcaatcacaatcttgtGTGGCGCCGCTCATCCATGCTGACAGAGGAAACTGCTACAGCTTTTCTATGTCAGcagagcctgttgtgaatgtTAAGGCTAGata from Xiphophorus maculatus strain JP 163 A chromosome 11, X_maculatus-5.0-male, whole genome shotgun sequence carries:
- the LOC102218237 gene encoding tumor suppressor candidate 5 homolog; this encodes MELDGLLNRPLSEFERFNVMTPQGEQLREDLLGPPSYRSVMAINTDAAFEKSGLGEREVSNLTDFQDTEKLLNKTPAEPTGESNLKPSDSFPLNTRGSVRSLDAEQNGRRSPLKSGSIGQLTAPPRSTSRLSLGQLSSPVPPGSEPPSYLWLAVVSCFCPGVPFNVCALWYANVSRSVLHTGDIEGARKYGRRSMLLSVLAMLTGVVVIIFIVLTIEAQQ